A window of the Cucurbita pepo subsp. pepo cultivar mu-cu-16 chromosome LG01, ASM280686v2, whole genome shotgun sequence genome harbors these coding sequences:
- the LOC111801676 gene encoding chloroplast sensor kinase, chloroplastic isoform X2 yields MLLSWPPLKNPLFYSNSSSPILPFFSYNALKLHNSFIRLKPLTFTSASSSFNTSSISNPSLLRHVNHTVCDDDDDDDDGSMVPSASAVASVILRASTSPVEFVHRIENRQTTGLVLPSPDFQRLCVEQLDLFRRIVDPEALLSVYVRPAGSFVMDRLELRRVVSFPGVNVTDVVILVGNFSVPTGLRAAEATFSSQQVEVIPEHKAIVFPMVKHPFVVGFLVAELPNLEMDMQSADCDPWPYSSPHEAGALLTGFGTNTQGIQSTNGSLRTYKLNADRQANAFHISRSLAMAYVMDQKAMLLQQSSWQNNLRMTNLVDQIRGSLSSIQTLSKMLSVHMKKNEIAYEILEDILVQGNHMRDTLQQLQDAVYLTKANIVHYNEETLKKMYKSSNPLSESVKNQLDNYPTDASSSRTQGGLVSSKNMIEDLEMPMPPTVLAPVQRQGIRSCNVSDVLNDLVEAVKPLASKQQRIVELSEQVCSMQIAVEESSLRQALSNLIEGALLRTRVGGKVEIVSTTAPAGGALIFIDDDGPDMHYMTQMHSLTAFGADLLSKERVEDNMTWNFVAGLTVACEILESYGCVVRVISPRCSDAALGSGGTRLELWLPSTPGTSLHNLDIPTSGA; encoded by the exons ATGCTACTCTCATGGCCTCCTCTCAAAAATCCTCTCTTTTACTCCAATTCTTCCTCCCCCATTCTCCCCTTCTTCTCCTACAATGCCCTAAAACTCCATAATAGTTTCATTCGCCTCAAACCTCTCACCTTCACTTCTGCTTCCTCCTCCTTCAACACATCCTCCATCTCAAACCCTAGTCTCCTTCGCCACGTTAATCATACTGTAtgcgacgacgacgacgacgacgacgatggGTCTATGGTACCCTCAGCCTCTGCTGTGGCCTCTGTCATTCTCAGAGCTTCCACCTCTCCTGTGGAGTTTGTGCATAGGATCGAGAACAGACAGACTACTGGCTTGGTGCTGCCGAGCCCTGACTTTCAGAGGCTTTGCGTCGAGCAGTTGGACCTGTTTCGCCGGATTGTTGATCCTGAAGCCCTTCTCTCG GTCTATGTAAGACCTGCTGGTAGCTTTGTAATGGACCGTCTTGAGCTGCGTCGTGTTGTATCTTTCCCAGGGGTTAATGTCACTGACGTTGTGATATTGGTCGGAAATTTTAGCGTTCCAACTGGCTTACGTGCTGCAGAGGCCACTTTTTCCAGTCAACAA GTTGAAGTTATCCCAGAGCATAAGGCCATTGTCTTTCCAATGGTGAAACACCCTTTTGTTGTGGGGTTCTTAGTCGCCGAGCTTCCAAACCTCGAAATGGATATGCAGAGTGCCGATTGTGATCCATGGCCGTACTCATCACCACACGAAGCCGGTGCACTATTAACTGGCTTTGGAACAAATACACAGGGAATTCAAAGTACAAACGGATCATTGAGAACGTACAAATTAAATGCAGATCGGCAAGCAAATGCCTTTCATATCTCCCGTTCTCTTGCTATGGCATATGTGATGGATCAG AAAGCAATGTTGCTCCAGCAATCATCATGGCAGAATAATTTGAGGATGACCAATCTGGTCGACCAA ATTCGTGGTTCTCTTTCTAGCATCCAAACTTTAAGTAAGATGTTATCTGTTCACATGAAGAAAAACGAG ATTGCATATGAGATTTTAGAAGACATACTGGTACAAGGGAATCATATGAGAGATACCCTTCAACAACTACAGGATGCTGTTTACTTGACTAAG GCAAATATAGTACACTATAATGAAGAAACACTAAAGAAAATGTACAAGTCCTCGAATCCTTTGTCTGAATCAGTGAAGAATCAGTTAGATAACTATCCAACAGATGCTTCCAGCAGTAGGACGCAAGGTGGGTTAGTTTCTTCTAAAAATATGATTGAGGACTTAGAGATGCCCATGCCACCTACAGTACTTGCTCCTGTTCAACGACAAGGAATAAG GTCATGCAACGTTTCTGATGTTTTGAATGATTTGGTTGAGGCAGTGAAACCTCTAGCAAGTAAACAGCAACGTATAGTAGAACTAAGTGAACAGGTTTGTTCTATGCAAATTGCTGTGGAGGAGTCTTCCCTGCGTCAGGCTTTGAGCAATTTGATTGAAGGTGCACTATTACGCACACGTGTTGGAGGAAAGGTAGAAATTGTATCTACTACAGCACCAGCAGGTGGTGCGCTTATATTCATAGATGACGATGGCCCCGACATGCACTATATG ACGCAGATGCATTCACTCACAGCATTTGGAGCAGATCTCTTATCCAAAGAAAGAGTGGAAGACAACATGACATGGAACTTTGTTGCAGGGCTGACCGTTGCTTGTGAGATTCTTGAGAGTTATGGGTGTGTGGTGCGTGTCATATCACCCAGGTGCTCGGACGCAGCTCTCGGATCTGGTGGAACTCGCTTGGAACTCTGGCTCCCTTCCACTCCAGGTACATCACTGCACAATCTCGACATTCCCACCTCAGGGGCATAG
- the LOC111800301 gene encoding coilin yields MMEAVRLRVSFKDKDLLTESLTGLRRSWIVLKPHLRTISDLSSYILSVFHLHDACPNGLTLSMDGFVLPPFESVCILKDKDIVRVKKKKSKAIKEFREKKLVDEGVKLLADKEFENEPDGCESESEEDEPKATLPVKAAPVEKKVSKKRKASNITPNSKRKKTKSSRIEEFPSIIADVQPANKKHEERNHLKSDLPQKVVVRKNDSSRSSSECQSHSLKIIEIDGRSNNIIKSTANAERVDQLGVGGKKVELSDTAGENKKGPSRSTRRKKAKRQWLRERAQNEEQQQQLFETSIDQGPSHNDDVDMDEDTVPVVVKPGHIRFEPVGKVAADPAGQQKQNHFPKETLHWNGITNKKKGQKWGKEKTPSWKRNNSNSCTDEPLQLPTTETEQPTTPAPVVGPINFDELRPCTGLPQEGDLVAYRLIELSSTWTPEISSFRVGKVAWYDIESNRIMLVPVPEYPLPVKKEIDEDSASQLDTNPYGEDGSLKIDFASLVDLRLIGQGNLDSSRTAVTQEITPAKQTAESSKLAHNNGDANDTKQGNGKVSAWDEISDALSAKKAELSKDDGLNQEESSGWRSWSYRALRGSALGPTMALLRAQNEL; encoded by the exons ATGATGGAGGCTGTAAGACTGCGAGTTTCGTTCAAAGACAAGGACCTACTGACCGAGTCGCTCACGGGGTTGAGACGGAGCTGGATTGTCCTAAAGCCTCATCTCCGAACTATTTCCGACCTCTCCTCCTACATCCTTTCTGTTTTCCATCTTCATGATGCATGCCCCAACGGTCTCACACTTTCT ATGGATGGCTTTGTGTTACCTCCATTTGAGTCGGTTTGTATTTTGAAGGATAAGGACATTGTCAG agtgaagaagaagaaaagtaagGCAATCAAGGAATTCAGGGAGAAGAAACTTGTTGATGAAGGAGTGAAGCTTCTGGCTGACAAGGAGTTTGAAAATGAACCTGATGGATGTGAGAGTGAATCAGAGGAAGATGAACCTAAGGCGACTTTGCCGGTGAAAGCTGCGCCTGTAGAAAAAAAAGTgtccaagaaaagaaaagcttcGAATATAACTCCCAACTCAAA GAGGAAGAAAACTAAATCTTCCCGTATTGAAGAATTTCCATCTATCATAGCTGATGTTCAGCCCGCTAACAAAAAGCACGAAGAAAGAAATCATCTGAAGTCTGACCTCCCACAAAAGGTCGtagtaagaaaaaatgattcaTCCAGAAGTTCTAGTGAATGTCAATCGCATTCATTGAAGATCATTGAAATTGATGGAAGAAGCAACAATATCATTAAGTCAACTGCCAATGCAGAGAG GGTTGATCAGCTTGGAGTTGGTGGGAAAAAAGTTGAGTTGTCCGACACTGCtggtgaaaataaaaag GGTCCTAGTAGAAGTACTCGCCGTAAGAAGGCAAAAAGGCAATGGTTGAGGGAAAGAGCTCAAAATGAAGAG caacagcagcagtTATTTGAAACAAGTATTGATCAAGGACCTAGTCACAATGATGATGTTGATATGGATGAGGACACTGTTCCTGTGGTAGTTAAGCCAGGACACATTCGCTTTGAGCCAGTTGGAAAAG TTGCGGCGGATCCGGCTGGGcagcaaaagcaaaaccatttCCCTAAG GAAACATTGCATTGGAATGGCATAACCAACAAGAAGAAGGGTCAAAAATGGGGCAAGGAGAAAACTCCATCTTGGAAGAGGAACAATTCTAACAGTTGTACAGACGAACCTCTTCAGTTACCTACTACTGAAACTGAGCAACCTACAACTCCGGCACCTGTAGTTGGTCCCATAAATTTTGATGAACTTAGACCGTGCACTGGCTTACCTCAG GAAGGTGATTTAGTTGCATACCGTTTGATTGAGTTATCATCAACCTGGACACCTGAGATTTCCTCCTTCCGA GTTGGTAAAGTAGCATGGTACGACATTGAATCCAATCGGATTATGCTAGTACCGGTTCCAGAATACCCATTACCTGTCAAAAAGGAGATAGACGAGGATTCTGCATCACAATTAGATACAAACCCATATGGGGAAGATGGCTCTTTAaag ATTGATTTTGCATCTCTTGTTGATCTTCGGCTTATCGGGCAAGGAAACTTGGATTCTTCAAGAACTGCGGTTACCCAGGAAATCACTCCTGCCAAACAAACTGCTGAAAGTTCCAAGCTTGCTCATAACAACGGAGATGCCAATGACACTAAACAAG GTAATGGGAAAGTAAGTGCATGGGATGAAATCAGCGATGCTCTGAGTGCGAAGAAAGCCGAACTTTCTAAGGATGATGGTTTgaatcaagaagaaagttcagGATGGAGATCATGGTCCTATAGGGCACTCAGAGGCAGCGCCCTCGGTCCAACAATGGCTCTCTTAAGAGCTCAGAATGAACTCTAA
- the LOC111800293 gene encoding protein-tyrosine-phosphatase MKP1-like codes for MDEENRTRGGVAGCTRKAFFRSASWTDRSPSKPHHSRSLVPNSNKARSCLPPLQPLSISRREVEEWPRPGSDDLGVWPNPETPREIVHNKSSQNSECEQPVREFQFKKDKLAFFDKECSKILDHVYLGSDSVAKNRQVLRQNRITHVLNCVGFVCPEYFKGEFVYRTLWLQDNPSEDITSILYNVFDYFEDVREQGSRVFVHCCQGVSRSTSLVIAYLMWKEGWSFQDAFQYVKAARGVANPNLGFAIQLLQCQKRVHAVPASPNSILRMYRMAPHSSYDPLHLVPKMLNTPSVQGLDSRGAFVVHIPSAIYVWKGEKCDAVMLNMAKAAASQVVRYERAKGPILSIEDGDEPLEFWDALMCSQHLADSSEEGKGFLKVGDWKVEEYNPDFEIFHRAITGGVVPPFDRSHTESETYLPARENGWDTTRISETAKDVVTSLSANIDYAEEAPVSSIDLASPPLSPTAYLCGSPESFDCFPDSNLDLEIENSNKEESSIPDDRLSLPIHPLGSPDSFSSFQGGTISPKFGTKSPSLSPSTSDNSSSFTLSPSSSNWSDLSYMSSRQPSPSDMDPLHPAVRNSSIIDSFCLHHKETHPIFVESSSSYHPTLRGACPSIAERRGSHPPPRMLLPSIEETCKVQRKIVRSLSFSLPDLDVDPSEISGHRQSENKSSSKDISFDIDRFGASTALECKFEEAKAPVFYQWPSMSKAGINQLGNLNSRSVYMLFDADANLGSKGCNKLFIWLGREVLHENDDTQLMTDDSGCLHWEMIGQIFTNNKGIPRDTCIQIIREGEEPEEFLTLLSRSLPQKVEDVDLWSVKT; via the exons ATGGACGAAGAAAATAGAACAAGGGGTGGGGTCGCCGGTTGTACTCGGAAGGCGTTTTTCCGGTCGGCGTCTTGGACTGACCGATCGCCGTCAAAGCCCCATCATAGTCGGAGCTTAGTGCCTAATAGTAATAAAGCTCGATCATGTCTGCCGCCGCTGCAGCCGCTTTCAATCAGCCGCCGGGAAGTTGAGGAGTGGCCACGACCGGGTTCTGATGATCTTGGCGTTTGGCCAAACCCAGAAACTCCGAGAGAGATTGTTCATAATAAGTCGTCTCAGAATTCTGAATGTGAACAGCCTGTGAGGGAATTTCAGTTTAAGAAGGATAAACTTGCGTTCTTCGATAAGGAATGTTCGAAGATTCTGGATCATGTGTATTTAGGGAGTGATTCTGTGGCCAAGAATCGACAAGTTTTGAGGCAGAATAGGATCACACATGTGCTGAATTGTGTTGGGTTTGTCTGTCCTGAGTACTTCAAGGGTGAATTTGTGTACAGAACTCTTTGGTTGCAAGATAATCCCTCTGAGGATATTACAAGTATTCTCTACAATGTGTTTGATTACTTTGAAGATGTTCGAGAGCAAGGCAGTCGGGTTTTTGTGCATTGTTGCCAAGGCGTATCTCGGTCTACCTCTCTTGTGATTGCATACCTCATGTGGAAGGAAGGATGGAGTTTTCAAGATGCTTTTCAATATGTAAAGGCTGCTCGAGGGGTGGCTAATCCGAACTTGGGTTTCGCCATTCAATTATTGCAGTGCCAGAAGCGGGTTCATGCTGTGCCTGCTAGCCCAAATTCGATCTTGAGGATGTATAGGATGGCTCCACATTCGTCGTATGATCCGCTTCATCTTGTACCCAAGATGTTGAACACTCCAAGTGTTCAAGGACTTGATTCTCGTGGGGCATTTGTTGTGCACATTCCTTCAGCTATCTATGTCTGGAAGGGGGAGAAGTGTGATGCTGTGATGTTGAATATGGCTAAGGCTGCAGCGTCACAGGTCGTCCGATACGAAAGGGCTAAAGGCCCCATCCTTAGCATCGAAGACGGGGACGAACCATTGGAATTTTGGGATGCTCTTATGTGTAGCCAACATTTGGCTGATAGTTCTGAAGAAGGGAAAGGATTTTTGAAGGTGGGTGACTGGAAAGTTGAGGAGTATAATccagattttgaaatttttcacAGGGCGATTACAGGTGGGGTCGTTCCACCTTTCGATCGATCTCATACCGAATCGGAAACTTATCTTCCTGCTAGAGAAAATGGGTGGGACACAACCAGAATAAGTGAAACTGCAAAAGATGTTGTCACATCTTTATCTGCAAATATTGATTATGCAGAAGAAGCACCTGTTTCTTCAATTGATCTTGCATCACCACCACTTTCACCCACAGCCTATTTGTGTGGCTCACCTGAATCTTTTGACTGTTTTCCAGATAGTAACCTGGATCTGGAAATAGAAAATTCTAACAAGGAGGAAAGCTCGATCCCGGACGATCGTTTGTCGTTACCAATTCATCCTCTGGGGTCACCAGATTCATTTTCCAGTTTTCAAGGAGGTACTATTAGTCCAAAGTTCGGCACCAAATCCCCTTCACTCTCACCTTCTACATCAGATAATTCAAGTTCTTTTACCCTTTCACCATCATCGTCTAATTGGTCTGACTTATCATATATGTCTTCTCGGCAACCTTCACCATCTGACATGGATCCATTGCATCCGGCTGTTCGAAACTCTTCGATCATAGACAGTTTTTGTTTACACCACAAAGAAACTCATCCTATCTTTGTAGAGTCCTCTTCCTCTTATCATCCAACATTGAGAGGAGCCTGCCCTTCAATTGCAGAGCGTCGAGGGAGTCATCCTCCACCTAGGATGTTGCTGCCCTCCATTGAAGAAACCTGCAAGGTTCAGAGGAAAATAGTTCGATCATTGTCATTTTCATTGCCCGACTTAGACGTTGATCCGTCAGAGATATCAGGGCATAGACAATCCGAAAATAAAAGCAGTAGCAAAGATATTAGTTTTGATATTGATAGATTTGGGGCTAGCACTGCATTAGAATGCAAGTTTGAGGAAGCAAAAGCTCCGGTCTTTTACCAGTGGCCTTCAATGAGTAAAGCGGGGATCAATCAACTTGGAAATCTTAATTCTAGATCAGTGTATATGTTGTTTGATGCAGATGCAAATTTGGGTTCAAAAGGCtgtaacaaattatttatctgGCTGGGGCGTGAAGTTTtgcatgaaaatgatgacACTCAACTGATGACTGACGACAGTGGTTGTCTTCACTGGGAGATGATTGGACAAATATTTACTAACAATAAGGGAATTCCTAGAGATACCTGTATACAG ATAATAAGAGAAGGGGAGGAACCAGAGGAGTTCCTTACACTTCTAAGCCGTTCATTACCTCAAAAAGTGGAAGATGTTGATCTGTGGTCTGTGAAGACCTGA
- the LOC111802410 gene encoding cytochrome P450 71B26-like translates to MLNVDTMMPTNDFFIWVPLLFLCSSLLLLKTIRKHSKPNNKLLPPGPPKLPLLGHLHLLGSLPHRSFTKLSKKYGPVMLLQLGSVPTIVISSAAAARELFKFHDLASCSRPLLTGSGRFSYNFLDLNLSPYGERWRELRKICMLQLFTARRVQSFQEIREEEVGRLVNSISQSSSSSAPIDLSKKSYSLTANVTTRIAFGSIFSGGKLDNENLQHVMRRAVAAIGSFSMTDFIPSFGWIIDRLNGVHGRLEKSFGEMDAFFQNVVDNRINFKESSKNEENIVDVLLRMERESSESDALKVTQDCVKALIMDIFLAGVETGATTIVWTMTELVKNPRVMKKLQHEIRSCIKEDSVKEIDLEKLEYLKMVVKESLRLHPPVPLLLPRETISPFKLNGYDIDPKAHLHINVWAIGRDPQSWTDPEEFFPERFIGSNIDYKGQNFELIPFGSGRRICAGINMATVMVELALANLLLCFDWKLPDGMKEEDVDREEAAGLGAAKKSPLMLIPVPYF, encoded by the exons ATGCTTAACGTTGATACAATGATGCCTACTAATGATTTTTTCATCTGGGTTCCTCTGCTtttcctctgttcttctctGTTGCTTCTTAAAACCATAAGAAAACACTCAAAACCCAACAACAAGCTTCTTCCTCCAGGCCCTCCAAAGCTTCCTTTGTTGGGCCATTTGCACCTCCTTGGCTCTCTCCCCCATCGCTCTTTTACTAagctttcaaaaaaatatggcCCCGTCATGCTTCTCCAACTGGGCTCTGTCCCAACCATCGTGATCTCCTCTGCCGCTGCTGCAAGAGAGTTGTTTAAATTTCATGACCTTGCTTCTTGCAGCCGCCCTCTCTTAACGGGTAGTGGAAGATTTTCCTACAACTTCTTGGACCTAAATCTCTCCCCCTACGGTGAACGTTGGAGGGAACTTCGGAAGATTTGTATGCTTCAGCTCTTCACTGCTCGGCGGGTTCAATCTTTTCAGGAAATTAGAGAAGAGGAAGTGGGTCGGCTTGTAAACTCCATCTCTcaatcctcttcttcttcagctccAATCGATTTGAGTAAGAAATCGTATTCTCTCACTGCAAATGTAACAACAAGAATTGCTTTTGGCAGCATCTTCAGCGGGGGGAAATTAGATAATGAAAATCTTCAACATGTTATGAGGAGAGCAGTTGCAGCAATTGGAAGCTTCTCCATGACTGATTTCATTCCTTCTTTCGGTTGGATTATTGATCGGTTAAATGGTGTTCATGGGAGGCTGGAGAAAAGCTTTGGTGAGATGGATgccttttttcaaaatgtagTCGACAATCGCATCAACTTCAAGGAGAGTtctaagaatgaagaaaacatTGTTGATGTTTTGTTGAGAATGGAGAGGGAAAGCTCTGAATCTGATGCACTAAAAGTCACCCAAGATTGCGTTAAAGCACTCATCATG GATATTTTTCTAGCCGGAGTAGAAACCGGGGCAACCACCATTGTTTGGACTATGACAGAGCTAGTTAAGAACCCAAGAGTGATGAAGAAGCTCCAACACGAGATTAGAAGTTGCATAAAAGAAGATTCAGTGAAAGAGATCGACTTGGAAAAGCTCGAGTATCTAAAAATGGTAGTGAAAGAGTCATTGAGATTGCATCCACCCGTCCCACTTCTACTTCCAAGAGAAACCATCTCCCCTTTTAAGCTCAACGGTTACGATATCGACCCTAAGGCTCATCTTCACATTAACGTATGGGCCATTGGACGAGACCCGCAATCTTGGACTGACCCAGAAGAGTTCTTTCCGGAGAGGTTTATAGGAAGTAATATCGATTATAAAGGACAGAACTTCGAGTTAATACCTTTCGGAAGCGGCCGAAGAATTTGCGCTGGGATAAATATGGCAACAGTTATGGTGGAGTTGGCACTGGCTAACCTATTGCTGTGTTTTGATTGGAAACTTCCGGAtggaatgaaagaagaagatgttgaTAGGGAGGAGGCGGCTGGTCTTGGGGCTGCCAAGAAATCACCCCTTATGCTTATTCCAGTCCCTTACTTTTAG